The following proteins are encoded in a genomic region of Ferviditalea candida:
- a CDS encoding HpcH/HpaI aldolase/citrate lyase family protein, with product MALFRSLMFVPGNQPRRLEKVPSLMSDAIIYDLEDSVPLEEKETARKMVSEALAKHTDKTSFVRVNAMSTVYFFEDVSAVISKSLQGIVLPKTERRDQIVIAEYLLTQLERKHGLKPGCLEIVPLMETALGIANALEVAGSCHRVKRLAFGAVDFTLDIQAEFTEESMETFTARSQLVIASRAAGIEPPIDTVYTNVKQPAGLEASTKQAKQMGFQGKLVIHPDQIDIVHSVFSPSPKEIEAAQKIVQAFEEATRSGMAAIQVDGKMIDYPVVERARRILEYASKTGNL from the coding sequence ATGGCGCTATTCCGTTCTTTGATGTTTGTCCCGGGGAATCAGCCGAGACGGCTGGAGAAAGTCCCTTCGCTGATGAGCGATGCGATTATTTATGATTTGGAGGACAGCGTTCCGCTCGAGGAGAAGGAGACGGCCAGGAAGATGGTCAGCGAAGCGTTGGCGAAGCATACAGACAAAACGAGCTTTGTGCGGGTCAACGCAATGTCGACCGTTTATTTTTTTGAAGATGTGAGCGCTGTCATTAGCAAATCGCTGCAGGGCATCGTGCTTCCCAAAACCGAGCGGCGTGACCAGATCGTCATTGCCGAGTATTTGTTGACCCAGCTGGAACGCAAACATGGGCTGAAGCCGGGATGCTTGGAAATCGTTCCGCTGATGGAAACGGCGTTGGGGATTGCAAATGCGCTGGAAGTGGCTGGCTCCTGCCATAGAGTCAAACGTCTGGCTTTCGGAGCCGTCGACTTCACCCTGGACATTCAGGCGGAGTTCACGGAGGAATCGATGGAAACCTTCACAGCCCGGTCCCAGTTGGTCATTGCTTCACGGGCGGCGGGAATCGAGCCGCCGATCGATACGGTTTACACTAACGTCAAACAACCGGCGGGCCTGGAAGCCTCGACCAAGCAGGCGAAGCAGATGGGCTTTCAGGGCAAGCTTGTGATTCACCCCGATCAGATCGATATCGTCCACAGCGTGTTTTCACCTTCGCCTAAAGAGATCGAGGCGGCTCAAAAGATCGTTCAGGCCTTTGAGGAAGCGACCCGTTCAGGAATGGCGGCGATTCAGGTAGACGGCAAAATGATCGATTACCCGGTCGTGGAGCGGGCGCGAAGGATTCTCGAATATGCAAGCAAGACAGGGAATTTATAA
- a CDS encoding GntR family transcriptional regulator — MVDVGNKLNLVLEDKDTLHLKVTRVIRNAILRGEFQPGERLVQEELAQALKVSRMPVREALHKLESEGLVILEPHRGAIVKKVDVEDLDEIYYLRSQLEKMAVELSVPRMTLDDIAKLEELLQRMEGIDDVERFVEANIEFHKLLVKYCAWKRLLNFIETLWNGLPQQTPHFLEGQLEISNREHREIVEAVKVKDSAKAGQLLSEHILRTGRELMKKIRLKGSI; from the coding sequence ATGGTGGATGTCGGAAATAAATTGAATCTTGTGCTCGAGGATAAAGACACGCTTCACCTGAAAGTTACCCGAGTGATTCGCAATGCCATTCTGCGTGGCGAGTTTCAGCCTGGGGAAAGACTGGTTCAGGAGGAATTGGCTCAGGCGCTGAAGGTCAGCCGGATGCCGGTTCGCGAAGCTTTGCACAAGCTGGAAAGCGAGGGGCTTGTCATCTTGGAGCCGCACCGCGGCGCCATCGTGAAGAAGGTTGATGTGGAGGATCTGGATGAAATTTATTACCTGCGCTCGCAATTGGAGAAAATGGCCGTCGAGCTCAGTGTACCTCGAATGACCCTTGACGATATTGCCAAGCTGGAAGAACTGCTGCAGCGGATGGAGGGGATCGACGACGTCGAGAGGTTTGTAGAGGCCAATATCGAATTTCACAAGCTTTTGGTCAAATATTGCGCCTGGAAAAGGCTCCTCAATTTTATAGAAACCTTGTGGAACGGCCTGCCGCAGCAAACGCCCCATTTTCTGGAGGGCCAGCTTGAGATTTCGAACAGGGAGCACCGCGAAATCGTCGAGGCGGTCAAAGTGAAGGACAGCGCGAAGGCTGGACAATTGCTGTCCGAGCATATCCTGCGCACCGGCCGCGAGCTGATGAAAAAAATCCGGCTGAAAGGATCGATTTGA